The Streptomyces sannanensis genome includes the window ACCCAGCCCGTGTTGCGCCCGGACCTCAATCCGAACCGATCGAGGGCCATACTCCTGGTCCGCGCCAAGTGGATCAACGGCACGGTCCTGCACTACGCCTTCCTCGACCAAGGCGGTGACATCGGAGGCCCGGAGCAGCTGGACGAGGTCCGGCACGCCTTCCAGGCCTGGAAGGCCCTCGGGATCGGGCTGGAGTTCCAGGAGGTGGCCGATCCCGGCGACTCCGAGATCCGCGTCCTCTTCCGGGAGAGTGAGGGGTCCGCGTCGTACGTCGGCCGGGACAATCTGGGCATCGCCACGAACGAGCCGACCATGACGTTCGGCTGGGACCTGACCACCCCGTACGGCAAGGCCACCGCGCTGCACGAGATCGGGCACGTGTTCGGCTTCGCCCATGAGCACCAGAACCCGTTCGCCGGCATCGTCTGGAACGAGGAGAAGGTCTACGCGGACCTCGCCGGACCACCCAACAACTGGCCCCACGAGGTCACGTTCAACAACATCCTGCGCAAGCTGTCGCAGAACGAGGTGACGGGTTCCACCTGGGACCCCGACTCCATCATGGAGTACAGCTTCGGGCCCGGGCTCATCGTGCGTCCAGAAGCCTACCGCGGCGGCATCCCGGAGACGCTGGGCCTGTC containing:
- a CDS encoding M12 family metallopeptidase produces the protein MNAPAESGTAVPRYCAQPPQTQPVLRPDLNPNRSRAILLVRAKWINGTVLHYAFLDQGGDIGGPEQLDEVRHAFQAWKALGIGLEFQEVADPGDSEIRVLFRESEGSASYVGRDNLGIATNEPTMTFGWDLTTPYGKATALHEIGHVFGFAHEHQNPFAGIVWNEEKVYADLAGPPNNWPHEVTFNNILRKLSQNEVTGSTWDPDSIMEYSFGPGLIVRPEAYRGGIPETLGLSATDKERVLQWYPPLVAQPARLQPFQSAPVQLATGGQANFEIIPPETRSYQVGTFGNSDVVLALFEETADGLRYVTADDDSGQDRNGRLDVKLVKDHRYVARARLYSSWGNGSIALMYW